The genomic region AAATCGGGGTCATAGCGTAGAAAACTAAATCTAACATTGAGGTAATTTAAGGTACCAAAAAGATATTTAATTAGGTAATAATCGTTAGAATTCGTAGTGCCATATTTTCAGATTTCATTTTCACCGTGTAGCAATTGTAAATACTTATTTCCAGCAATTAGAGTTTTGTTAAATGCCTTAATTTTCAAAACATTCTCATTTACTACATTTTTATCACTAGAAGTTTTATGATAAAAATAGCTCTCGTTTTTAAAGCCATAATTTTTAATCGTAAATTCTTTGTAATAACCTTTTTCTAGGGTGTCAATGAAATTAAATACGGGCGTTCAATAGAGATACGAGTAATTAAATTTATCAAAATCACCACGGTGAATCATTAAGTAATCAAGATTATCAACAACATCGTTATAGTTATAGTTGCCATCAAATTTGGTGGTTTTTTCTGGTAAATCAATATCAGTCGAGGGTTTAATTTCTGATTGTGCGTTAAATTCTAATATTTTTCATTTGGCATATCTTTCATTTTTATCTCATTCTTGTACTTTCATTTTTATGTTTTTTAATTTTTTATTTTGATATGATAAAAAATCTTTATTTTCTCAATATCTTGGTTCACTGTTTTTTTCTCAATTTAAATCATATTCTAATGATTTTAATATTGGCAGTGTGATCTTGTCATTTTTGTCAACATAAAATTCTCAATCATTAAGTTTCATTCGTGGAGGCAAGTTTTTGGGAATAAATTCATTTTCTACATTAACTTTTATTTCTCATTTTTGATTTCACTTGCTGTTATCATCTTTTGATGATTTAAGTGTTAATTTTGATTTTTTTAAGTTTAATTCGTATGATTCATTATTTTGCCTTTTACTTCTAATTAGTGATTGTGCTGTTGATTTGTCATTATTAATGTTTTGTGGAATGGTAAAAATGTTATTGAAACCTGAATTGTAAATATAAATGGGACAGTTTTTTAAAATAATTGTATTAAATCTATTGGTCTTTTATAAGATAATGATTTTCTGGGTGTAGAATTAATTTGAAATGCTATAGAATTTAAGTCTTTTTGTTTATATGAAGATAAATCAGTAGATTTTGGTAAATATCTTCTTAAAATACCATTATTGTTCTCATTTAAACCTCTTTGACAAGGTTTTCCGGCATCTGCAAAATAAATTTTAACATTACAATTTTTTTCAATTAATTTTCATTTACTAAATTCTTTACCACGATCAAAAGTAATAGTTTTAATTGTTCCTGGTATTAATTTTGAAATAAATTTTATTATACTTTGTGTAATACTTTCTGCTTTATGATTTTTAGTTTTCAAAGGAATTGTGGTTTTTGATCATATATCAGCTAAAGTAATAATAGAACTTTTATGATCTTTACCAACTATAGTATCTCCCTCTAAATGGCCAAATTCTTGTATATTTTTAATATTTGGAATGATTAAATTTCTTTCATGAATAGATTTACAATTATTAATTCTGCCCCTAGTTTCTTTTTGTTTATGAGGTTTATTTTTGCCTTTTCTCAATAAATTTTTTTCATCAAAACCCATTCGATTTGTTTTAAACATGTTATATAAAGTTTTTGTTGAAATATTTTTTATTTTATTTTTCTTTAAAAAATCAGCAATTATATCAAGAGCATAATTTTTAGTAATTAACAAATGATTGATAGTATTAATTTCTGTTAAAGTTAAAATTATTAATTTTCTACCTGCATTTTGTTTATTTTTTTGAACTTGATTCAATATTTCTAATGGTAATAAGTTTTGATTTAATAATTTACAAACTCTGTGTACAGTTGATTTACTATAATCAATTGCTTTTGCTATTTTACGAATAGAAAATCCATAACTTTTATATTCTTTTATTGCTATTATTGATTCAATAGTCAGATACTTATACATTGTGCTAATTCCTTTCTTTTCTTAATTATAGAATTAACACAATTTGTTTTTT from Spiroplasma endosymbiont of Lonchoptera lutea harbors:
- a CDS encoding IS30 family transposase; protein product: MYKYLTIESIIAIKEYKSYGFSIRKIAKAIDYSKSTVHRVCKLLNQNLLPLEILNQVQKNKQNAGRKLIILTLTEINTINHLLITKNYALDIIADFLKKNKIKNISTKTLYNMFKTNRMGFDEKNLLRKGKNKPHKQKETRGRINNCKSIHERNLIIPNIKNIQEFGHLEGDTIVGKDHKSSIITLADIWSKTTIPLKTKNHKAESITQSIIKFISKLIPGTIKTITFDRGKEFSKWKLIEKNCNVKIYFADAGKPCQRGLNENNNGILRRYLPKSTDLSSYKQKDLNSIAFQINSTPRKSLSYKRPIDLIQLF